A single region of the Mugil cephalus isolate CIBA_MC_2020 chromosome 4, CIBA_Mcephalus_1.1, whole genome shotgun sequence genome encodes:
- the zpr1 gene encoding zinc finger protein ZPR1: MSVISEDNVRGGSLFKDISADDEDWQPTEIESLCMNCYQNGTTRLLLTKIPFFKEVIVSSFSCNKCAWSNTEIQSAGRIQEQGVCYTLRVKSKQDLNREVVKADSATTRIPELDFEIPPYTQKGSLSTIEGLLDRAVAGLEQDQVARRAADPEVADKIEEFVQKLKKLKEVEDEFTLVIEDPSGNSFVENPVAPQKDEALAVTRFKRTAQQDMQLGLRADDDLEEEPAGNDLETMRNEVLAFSTNCPECNAPAATNMKLVQIPHFKEVIIMATNCDVCGHRTNEVKSGGATEALGTKITLHITDASDMTRDVLKSETCSIEIPEVEFEVGMGALSGKFTTLEGLLTDIKDLTVSKNPFICGDSGIVDRVRKLSEFGEKLDKIMAAEMDAHIILDDPAGNSYLQNVYAPDPDPEMTIEKYTRTYEQNEDLGLNDMKTEGYHDENGTAKST; the protein is encoded by the coding sequence ATGTCTGTTATTTCCGAGGACAATGTTCGAGGCGGGAGCCTTTTCAAGGATATTAGCGCCGACGACGAAGACTGGCAGCCCACTGAGATCGAGAGCTTGTGTATGAACTGCTACCAGAACGGTACCACACGACTGCTTCTGACCAAAATACCTTTCTTTAAAGAAGTCATCGTCAGTTCTTTCAGCTGCAATAAGTGCGCATGGTCAAACACTGAAATCCAGTCTGCAGGTCGCATTCAAGAACAAGGAGTTTGTTACACGCTGCGAGTGAAATCTAAACAAGACCTGAACCGGGAGGTTGTGAAAGCAGACAGTGCGACCACCAGAATCCCTGAGCTGGATTTTGAAATCCCCCCCTACACCCAGAAAGGCTCGCTTTCTACCATTGAGGGGCTTTTAGACCGAGCGGTGGCAGGGCTTGAGCAAGACCAGGTAGCCCGCCGAGCAGCTGACCCAGAGGTGGCTGACAAAATAGAGGAATTCGTCcagaagctgaagaagctaaAAGAGGTTGAAGACGAATTCACGCTGGTGATTGAAGATCCATCTGGGAACAGTTTTGTGGAAAACCCTGTTGCCCCGCAAAAGGATGAGGCTCTCGCTGTGACCCGGTTCAAGCGGACGGCCCAGCAGGATATGCAGCTGGGATTAAGGGCCGATGACGACCTGGAGGAAGAACCGGCAGGTAATGACCTGGAAACCATGAGAAATGAGGTTTTGGCCTTCAGCACAAACTGCCCAGAGTGCAACGCGCCAGCCGCGACCAACATGAAGCTCGTCCAGATCCCTCACTTCAAGGAGGTCATCATCATGGCCACTAACTGCGACGTCTGCGGCCACCGGACCAACGAGGTGAAATCAGGCGGAGCCACTGAGGCGCTCGGCACCAAGATCACCCTGCATATCACAGACGCTTCAGACATGACCCGAGACGTGCTCAAGTCGGAGACGTGCTCCATCGAAATTCCAGAGGTGGAGTTCGAGGTAGGGATGGGAGCTCTGTCTGGGAAGTTCACCACTCTGGAGGGCCTGCTGACCGACATCAAAGACCTGACCGTCTCCAAAAACCCCTTCATCTGCGGTGACAGCGGCATCGTAGATCGGGTGAGGAAGCTGAGCGAGTTTGGAGAGAAGCTAGATAAAATCATGGCAGCAGAAATGGATGCCCACATCATCCTGGATGACCCTGCAGGGAACAGCTACTTGCAGAACGTGTACGCTCCTGACCCAGACCCCGAGATGACTATTGAGAAGTACACCCGCACATATGAGCAGAATGAAGATCTCGGCTTGAATGATATGAAGACTGAGGGATATCACGACGAGAACGGAACTGCCAAGAGCACCTGA
- the rpl22 gene encoding 60S ribosomal protein L22: MAPIKKQVVKKQGGKRKKQILKFTLDCTHPVEDGIMDAANFEQFLQERIKVNGKAGNLGGGVVSIERSKSKISVNSEVPFSKRYLKYLTKKYLKKNNLRDWLRVVANTKESYELRYFQINQDEEEEDED; encoded by the exons ATGGCCCCAATT AAAAAGCAGGTGGTCAAGAAACAGggtggaaagaggaagaagcagatcCTCAAGTTTACCCTGGACTGCACTCACCCGGTCGAGGATGGTATCATGGATGCTGCCAATTTT GAGCAGTTCCTGCAGGAACGCATCAAGGTGAACGGCAAGGCTGGGAACCTTGGTGGCGGTGTGGTGTCCATTGAGAGGAGCAAGAGCAAAATTTCAGTGAACTCTGAAGTTCCCTTCTCCAAGAG GTACTTGAAGTATCTCACCAAAAAGTATCTGAAAAAGAACAACCTCAGGGACTGGTTGCGGGTTGTGGCCAACACCAAGGAGAGCTACGAGCTGCGCTACTTCCAGATCAaccaggatgaggaggaggaggatgaagattaA